One genomic window of Desulfurococcus mucosus DSM 2162 includes the following:
- a CDS encoding SPL family radical SAM protein has translation MNWAFKVIRVRCETALSRSGLPGLDYALNPYTGCAHACIYCYARMYTRNREVSENWGSIVLVKENIVDVLKREVSTHPRGTVGVGTVTDAYQPVEAVYRLTRRSLELLLKHGFHASIQTKNPLILRDIDILTRYRGLVDVGFTVTTLDSEVSRFIEPRAPPPGARVRALEKLSEEGIPVWVFYGPIIPGLNSDEATIEGIIELSRRLNATLYYDPLHVKKFMETPGHALYTYAGRIREEWRSVERKIREECRKLGVVCKPGFANG, from the coding sequence TTGAACTGGGCGTTTAAAGTGATCAGAGTGAGATGCGAGACAGCCTTATCTAGGAGCGGACTACCCGGGTTAGACTACGCTTTGAACCCGTATACTGGCTGCGCCCATGCATGCATCTACTGCTATGCAAGGATGTACACTAGGAACAGGGAAGTAAGCGAGAACTGGGGGAGCATAGTACTTGTGAAGGAAAACATAGTGGACGTCCTCAAAAGAGAGGTTTCAACCCACCCTAGAGGAACAGTGGGGGTTGGCACAGTAACCGATGCTTACCAACCCGTTGAAGCAGTCTACAGGTTGACGCGTCGCTCACTAGAGTTACTGTTGAAGCATGGTTTCCATGCAAGCATTCAGACCAAGAACCCATTGATCCTAAGGGATATAGATATCCTGACCAGGTATCGAGGCCTCGTCGACGTAGGCTTCACGGTGACAACGCTTGACAGCGAGGTCTCTAGGTTTATAGAGCCGCGTGCACCACCTCCTGGCGCACGCGTCAGAGCCCTTGAAAAACTCTCAGAGGAGGGTATACCGGTGTGGGTTTTCTACGGGCCAATAATACCTGGCTTAAACAGCGATGAAGCAACCATAGAGGGTATTATAGAGCTGTCGAGAAGACTCAATGCAACACTATATTACGATCCCTTACACGTGAAAAAATTCATGGAGACACCGGGCCACGCTCTTTACACTTACGCTGGGAGGATCCGGGAGGAGTGGAGGAGTGTTGAGAGGAAGATAAGAGAGGAGTGCAGGAAGCTGGGCGTGGTCTGTAAACCCGGGTTCGCTAACGGTTAG
- a CDS encoding ABC transporter ATP-binding protein, with translation MDVSGEGIYEPKISGDTILFAKNLKVYFPVRRSLIDALRGKPQLYVKAVDGVSFDVMKGEVFALAGESGCGKTTTGKTILRLNKPTEGQIGYLPSKEVVEELGDVERISEYGHINVTSIDERHLRPLRKDVQMIWQDPFGSLNPRRTIYEILEEPLAIHGVGVSREDRYDIVAKALESVKLTPPDEYMDRYPHMLSGGQRQRVVIARALILNPKFVVADEPVSMLDVSIRAEILQLMMELKNKLGLTYLFITHDLAVARYISNRLAVMYLGQIVELGDARRVIENPLHPYTRALVEAIPEPEPSRRLTIREVPIKGEVPSPINVPSGCRFHPRCVALDEKPELKEYCMRKEPPMVEVEPGHFVKCWLYAKR, from the coding sequence ATGGATGTGAGTGGTGAAGGAATATACGAACCGAAGATATCTGGTGACACAATACTATTCGCTAAGAACCTGAAGGTATACTTCCCCGTGAGAAGAAGCCTCATAGATGCATTACGTGGAAAACCGCAACTCTACGTGAAGGCTGTTGACGGTGTATCCTTCGACGTGATGAAAGGAGAGGTCTTCGCATTAGCGGGAGAGTCGGGATGCGGTAAGACCACGACGGGTAAAACCATTCTGAGACTGAACAAGCCGACCGAGGGCCAGATAGGGTATTTGCCGTCTAAGGAGGTAGTTGAGGAGCTCGGCGATGTTGAGAGGATCAGTGAGTACGGGCACATAAATGTCACCTCAATAGATGAGCGTCACCTGCGTCCGCTCAGGAAGGACGTCCAGATGATATGGCAGGATCCCTTCGGGAGCCTTAATCCACGTAGAACAATATATGAGATCCTTGAGGAGCCTCTAGCAATACATGGGGTTGGAGTCAGCCGTGAAGACAGATATGACATAGTGGCTAAGGCGCTGGAGTCAGTCAAGCTAACTCCACCCGATGAATACATGGATAGATATCCGCACATGCTGTCTGGCGGTCAGAGGCAACGCGTAGTGATAGCGAGGGCGTTGATCCTCAACCCGAAGTTCGTGGTAGCCGATGAGCCGGTTTCAATGCTAGATGTCTCGATAAGAGCCGAGATACTTCAGTTGATGATGGAGTTGAAGAACAAGCTAGGGTTAACATACCTCTTCATAACACACGACCTAGCCGTAGCCAGGTATATTTCAAACAGGCTTGCAGTAATGTACCTGGGCCAAATAGTTGAGCTCGGTGACGCAAGGAGAGTGATAGAGAACCCTCTGCACCCATACACCAGGGCGCTCGTCGAAGCAATACCGGAGCCTGAACCATCCAGAAGGCTAACCATCAGAGAGGTGCCCATCAAGGGTGAAGTTCCCTCACCCATCAATGTACCATCAGGTTGCAGGTTCCACCCAAGATGCGTAGCACTCGATGAAAAGCCCGAGCTCAAGGAGTACTGCATGAGGAAGGAGCCGCCCATGGTTGAGGTTGAGCCAGGTCACTTCGTTAAATGCTGGCTCTACGCTAAGAGGTAG
- a CDS encoding radical SAM protein yields the protein MELNTIYKNPLRVKARVAYIYPSTYRVMLSSLAPDIIYTISNSIEEVYAERFTNKRLQGEEPPPRSLETNTPLKDFGLLVTTLHYEPDIVNLIRLLNSGGIPVKREQRATPIVAGGPVVMENPIPFSGIIDVFVIGEAEATLEGILVKWLETMEKKRFLEEVADLPYVYVPGFNDGVKVVKEYVRSLDNATYPVNQVENTEVEPVYGGGFKLEVSRGCRFWCSFCIESRVFQPYRERSLPLLKRLVEDGVSASIWGRRVVLYSLSFPVTSTHLKLLEYLGSENIRASLPSIRLSALSSEVLELVKSVGQRTLTLAPETFTPVLQRVFFKYVDIVDEMIESVKHALEEGFNVKLYMIYGVKGEGVDDVKANLEALKQLASLARKLGRGFSVSLNPLIPKPHTMFQWIGMENPVKLREILGLYKRGLKGLVDARPYDIEWGFIQAYIALSGRALDDVFTKVAMRGGGLAAWRKSLGEEYMGAGHVFNGYGFGDELPWGFIILDNVSRRVAESQYEVFLRLTGSKKAT from the coding sequence GTGGAGTTGAACACCATATATAAGAATCCGCTGAGGGTTAAAGCAAGGGTTGCATATATCTACCCGAGCACGTATAGAGTCATGCTTTCAAGTCTGGCTCCAGACATTATCTATACTATCTCCAACAGTATTGAGGAAGTCTACGCTGAACGCTTCACGAATAAAAGGCTACAAGGTGAGGAGCCTCCGCCGAGAAGTCTTGAAACCAATACCCCTCTGAAGGACTTCGGTCTCCTTGTGACAACGCTTCACTACGAGCCCGACATAGTTAACCTTATCAGGCTGCTGAATTCCGGTGGCATCCCGGTTAAACGGGAACAGCGTGCAACACCTATTGTCGCTGGGGGACCAGTGGTAATGGAGAACCCTATCCCCTTCAGCGGGATAATAGATGTCTTCGTTATCGGGGAGGCGGAGGCAACCCTTGAAGGAATACTGGTCAAATGGCTTGAAACCATGGAGAAGAAGCGTTTCCTAGAAGAGGTGGCTGACCTACCATATGTGTACGTACCGGGGTTCAACGATGGTGTTAAAGTGGTGAAGGAGTATGTCAGAAGCCTTGACAACGCCACTTACCCTGTAAACCAAGTGGAGAACACAGAGGTTGAACCAGTCTACGGGGGAGGATTCAAGCTTGAAGTTAGTAGGGGTTGCAGATTCTGGTGTAGCTTCTGCATTGAATCAAGGGTTTTCCAGCCTTACAGGGAGCGTAGCCTGCCGCTACTCAAGAGGCTTGTTGAAGACGGAGTTTCAGCAAGCATATGGGGGAGGCGGGTGGTTCTCTACAGCCTCTCATTCCCCGTGACTTCAACCCACTTGAAGCTACTCGAGTACCTTGGCAGCGAGAACATAAGGGCGTCCCTGCCCTCCATAAGGCTCTCAGCTTTAAGCAGTGAAGTGCTGGAGCTAGTCAAGAGTGTGGGTCAAAGGACGTTGACGTTGGCGCCGGAAACCTTTACACCAGTGCTTCAAAGAGTATTCTTCAAATATGTTGACATTGTCGATGAAATGATTGAATCGGTGAAGCATGCTCTGGAAGAGGGGTTCAATGTCAAGCTTTACATGATATATGGTGTGAAAGGGGAAGGAGTAGATGACGTGAAAGCCAACCTAGAGGCCCTGAAGCAGCTTGCCAGCTTGGCGAGAAAGCTTGGCAGAGGCTTCTCAGTGTCCCTGAATCCTTTGATACCTAAACCCCACACGATGTTCCAGTGGATAGGTATGGAGAACCCTGTGAAGCTCAGGGAGATACTGGGCTTGTACAAGAGGGGTTTGAAGGGGCTTGTTGATGCAAGACCATACGACATCGAGTGGGGCTTCATACAAGCGTACATAGCCTTGTCGGGTAGAGCGCTCGACGATGTCTTCACCAAGGTAGCTATGCGTGGAGGCGGTCTCGCAGCCTGGAGGAAGAGCCTAGGAGAGGAGTACATGGGTGCCGGGCATGTGTTCAATGGATATGGTTTCGGGGATGAACTACCATGGGGATTCATAATCTTAGACAATGTGTCACGGAGGGTTGCAGAAAGCCAGTATGAAGTATTCCTAAGGCTCACCGGCTCTAAGAAGGCTACCTAG
- a CDS encoding 3-hydroxy-3-methylglutaryl-CoA reductase, translating into MTHNIGFLLEEVRRSGNPFKRLDELEYNENVKALIRRLYIQEKTGLSLSAIGSTILDFTEGDHYRGYNVVGALQVPLGIVGVIQLSINNKSRESYLLAPLTGREWFNMVMDAASTLSESAISVSVDRRGGLCKATIHATFKSHVASKLTGGFHSLYRNTLFLASKTSYMVLIYYMLGLNPDLSSIPLAPVEHSVKDARIEYGSLFTAPRQLLANIVVSEVKGLVGMVDDVSECAIPLIYSFLPDLGSLLRAGEP; encoded by the coding sequence TTGACCCACAATATAGGCTTTTTACTTGAAGAAGTAAGGAGGTCGGGCAACCCGTTTAAACGCCTAGACGAGCTAGAGTATAATGAGAATGTTAAAGCACTTATCAGACGTCTCTACATACAGGAGAAGACAGGTCTCAGCTTGTCCGCCATAGGCTCGACGATACTCGACTTCACTGAAGGAGACCACTATAGAGGTTACAATGTGGTTGGAGCCCTACAAGTACCACTAGGAATAGTTGGGGTTATACAGTTGTCGATAAACAACAAGAGTAGGGAGTCATATCTCCTGGCGCCCTTAACCGGGAGGGAATGGTTTAACATGGTTATGGATGCAGCGAGCACTCTGAGTGAATCAGCCATCAGCGTGAGCGTTGACAGAAGAGGCGGACTCTGCAAGGCAACGATACATGCAACATTTAAATCACATGTTGCCTCCAAGCTAACCGGGGGCTTCCACAGCCTCTACAGGAATACATTGTTCCTGGCTTCAAAGACATCTTACATGGTTCTAATCTACTACATGTTGGGCTTGAACCCTGATCTCTCAAGCATACCCTTGGCACCAGTGGAACACAGTGTGAAAGATGCAAGAATAGAGTATGGTTCATTGTTCACAGCGCCACGTCAGCTCTTAGCAAACATAGTCGTCTCGGAGGTTAAAGGGCTTGTAGGAATGGTTGACGACGTATCCGAGTGTGCTATTCCATTGATATACTCGTTTCTCCCCGACCTAGGTAGCCTTCTTAGAGCCGGTGAGCCTTAG
- a CDS encoding Zn-ribbon domain-containing OB-fold protein has protein sequence MKIAIPPSWRTRIDRYRLKASRCKDCGRTGYPASSICRFCGSRNIEYVELVNEKARLLTWTVIYSAMEGFEEKRPVIIGVLETVESKARITAPLTDVLPEELKPGIEMEPVLRRISEDNEAGLIHYGISYRPVLK, from the coding sequence ATGAAGATCGCGATCCCCCCGTCCTGGAGGACAAGGATTGACAGGTACAGGTTGAAGGCCAGTAGATGCAAGGACTGTGGGAGAACCGGGTATCCCGCCTCAAGCATATGCAGGTTCTGCGGCTCCAGGAACATTGAGTACGTGGAGCTGGTGAACGAGAAGGCCAGGCTGCTAACGTGGACCGTAATATATAGTGCGATGGAAGGGTTCGAGGAGAAGAGACCAGTAATAATAGGTGTGCTGGAAACCGTTGAGAGCAAGGCACGTATAACAGCTCCTCTCACAGACGTGCTCCCCGAGGAGCTTAAACCAGGCATAGAGATGGAGCCAGTGTTAAGAAGAATATCGGAGGATAATGAAGCCGGGCTAATACACTACGGTATATCCTACAGGCCGGTGTTAAAGTGA
- a CDS encoding helix-turn-helix domain-containing protein — MYMDASEAGREVSMNLHWVSKETRAKLIELMLSTRSIIELSRDLGISPTAIRKYVKKEAYPSDEVLQRALEKLAPYEVDEAMRMIILDLVESLRALYGSLDEKHREFLRETLRSIISQG, encoded by the coding sequence ATGTACATGGATGCATCCGAGGCTGGCAGAGAGGTCTCAATGAACTTGCACTGGGTTAGCAAGGAGACTCGTGCGAAACTAATAGAGCTAATGCTCTCGACTAGAAGCATCATAGAGCTTTCAAGGGATCTCGGTATATCGCCAACGGCTATAAGGAAGTATGTTAAGAAGGAGGCCTATCCAAGCGATGAGGTTCTCCAGAGAGCTCTAGAGAAGCTCGCCCCCTACGAGGTTGATGAGGCAATGAGGATGATAATACTAGACCTAGTAGAGTCTCTTAGAGCGCTCTACGGTTCCCTGGATGAGAAACATAGGGAATTCTTAAGGGAGACCCTTAGAAGCATTATTTCGCAAGGATGA
- a CDS encoding hydroxymethylglutaryl-CoA synthase, translating into MNPEEKVGIIGWGSYIPRWRMPLSEIVRVWGFNPKEPEELSVTEKSVAGADEDAVTMGWEAARNALRRAGIDPKKIGAVWFGTESKPYAVKPSATIIAEALGITPDTMATDLEFACRAASEALRISIGAIASGLINYALIIGSDTAQANPGDVLEFTASSAATALITGPREEAVAFFEASATFVTDTPDFWRRDHSRFPLHGEAFTGEPAYFRHIVGAVKMLLEKTGLKPEDFNYAVFHQPNGTFPLRVARMLGIPKEKVLPGLVTPYIGNSYNSSALIGLSRILDKAKPGERILLAPFGSGAGSDAYSIIVTDRIVEKQGLAPTVDDYISRKTLIDYSLYARYRRLIHRIR; encoded by the coding sequence ATGAATCCAGAGGAGAAGGTTGGAATAATAGGGTGGGGCTCCTACATACCCAGATGGAGGATGCCTCTAAGCGAGATAGTTCGTGTATGGGGCTTCAACCCGAAGGAGCCTGAAGAGCTGAGTGTCACCGAGAAAAGCGTTGCCGGAGCAGACGAGGATGCCGTGACCATGGGCTGGGAGGCAGCTAGGAATGCTCTGAGACGGGCCGGTATAGACCCGAAGAAGATAGGGGCGGTCTGGTTTGGAACGGAGAGTAAACCATACGCTGTGAAGCCTTCGGCAACAATAATAGCCGAGGCACTTGGGATAACCCCTGACACCATGGCAACAGACCTAGAGTTCGCATGCAGGGCGGCAAGCGAGGCGTTAAGGATAAGTATCGGTGCCATAGCATCCGGCCTTATAAACTATGCACTCATAATAGGGAGCGACACGGCTCAAGCCAATCCAGGCGACGTCTTAGAGTTCACTGCATCCTCAGCTGCAACCGCACTTATCACGGGTCCCAGGGAGGAGGCAGTAGCGTTCTTTGAGGCGAGTGCAACCTTCGTGACTGATACACCTGATTTCTGGCGTAGGGATCACTCACGTTTCCCGCTTCACGGTGAAGCCTTCACAGGGGAGCCAGCCTACTTCAGGCACATAGTGGGAGCTGTAAAAATGCTTCTTGAGAAAACAGGTCTTAAACCCGAGGATTTCAATTACGCCGTGTTCCACCAGCCCAACGGTACATTTCCCCTCAGGGTTGCGAGAATGCTAGGGATACCCAAGGAGAAGGTTCTACCGGGCCTTGTAACACCATACATCGGCAACAGCTATAATTCTTCGGCTCTAATAGGGCTTTCACGCATACTTGATAAGGCGAAGCCCGGTGAAAGAATCTTGCTGGCACCCTTCGGTAGCGGCGCTGGCAGCGACGCCTACAGCATTATTGTAACAGATAGGATTGTCGAGAAGCAGGGGCTCGCACCCACGGTGGACGACTACATCTCTAGGAAAACATTAATTGACTACTCACTCTACGCAAGATACAGGAGGCTCATCCACAGGATAAGGTGA
- a CDS encoding PLP-dependent aminotransferase family protein: MIDYSRFISHVAKSIKASEIRELLALIRGRKDIISFAGGIPDPVLFPRKELAKIAGVVIEKYGDNALQYSETKGIIEVRETLSDFLARKREIHVDAEDIIVTSGSQSGLDIVSRTLIDPGDIVVTESPSYLAALGAFKMNGARLIGVKVDEHGMRTDLLEDRLKQLGDDVRRVKFIYVIPVGQNPAGTTMDKDRKKHLLEIASRYDLLVVEDDPYSYIIYEEGAEVASLKSMDKEGRVIYMSTVSKILAPGLRIGWIAAEKELIRRFEIVKQYVDLHSPTLNQFIVAEAIKTGVIDDVVSRAVPYYKAKRDTMLKAIQENFPEYVWYTKPIGGLFVFAYVHKPGFDAGALLEKAVKQYKVAYVPGGSFHPEGDGVNSMRINFSYPSHEQIREGIARLGRMIREA; the protein is encoded by the coding sequence GTGATTGATTACTCGAGATTCATCAGCCATGTGGCTAAAAGCATTAAGGCATCCGAGATACGTGAGCTCCTAGCATTGATAAGAGGGAGGAAGGACATAATAAGCTTTGCAGGCGGCATACCCGACCCAGTCCTCTTCCCCCGTAAGGAGCTCGCAAAAATCGCCGGGGTTGTAATAGAGAAGTATGGTGACAATGCATTACAGTATAGTGAAACCAAGGGCATAATAGAGGTTAGGGAGACACTAAGCGATTTCCTAGCTAGGAAGAGAGAGATACATGTTGACGCCGAGGACATAATCGTGACCAGCGGGAGCCAGTCAGGGCTTGACATTGTTTCAAGGACGCTCATAGACCCAGGGGACATAGTGGTGACCGAGAGTCCTTCATACCTCGCGGCGCTTGGAGCCTTCAAGATGAATGGGGCAAGGCTTATCGGGGTCAAAGTAGATGAGCACGGGATGAGAACGGATCTCCTCGAGGACAGGCTCAAGCAGCTAGGCGATGATGTCAGAAGGGTTAAATTCATCTATGTAATACCGGTTGGTCAAAACCCGGCTGGGACAACAATGGATAAGGATAGAAAGAAGCACTTGTTGGAAATAGCGTCACGCTACGATCTCCTCGTGGTAGAGGACGACCCTTACAGCTACATAATATACGAGGAGGGCGCTGAAGTAGCGTCATTGAAGAGCATGGATAAGGAGGGCAGGGTGATCTACATGAGCACCGTTAGCAAGATACTTGCACCAGGCCTGAGGATCGGGTGGATAGCAGCGGAGAAGGAATTGATAAGGAGGTTTGAAATAGTCAAGCAGTACGTGGATTTACATTCACCCACTTTGAACCAGTTCATAGTTGCAGAGGCCATTAAAACGGGAGTGATAGATGATGTCGTATCCAGGGCAGTGCCCTACTACAAGGCTAAGAGGGACACCATGCTTAAAGCCATACAGGAGAACTTCCCGGAATACGTATGGTACACGAAGCCTATAGGCGGACTCTTCGTGTTCGCATACGTACACAAGCCGGGGTTCGATGCTGGAGCCCTCTTGGAGAAGGCTGTGAAGCAGTATAAGGTTGCATATGTCCCTGGCGGGAGCTTCCATCCCGAGGGAGACGGAGTTAACAGTATGAGGATAAACTTCAGCTATCCAAGCCATGAGCAGATAAGAGAGGGTATTGCTAGATTAGGCAGGATGATCCGTGAGGCCTAA
- a CDS encoding DUF2192 domain-containing protein, which produces MKQPHKKRIQVAVSILSEATKKLDELDRSKLVDYLRRTYEKTGLSPIRGKALPPDIYDKELTTLYVIGKYGLGLLDDYPAMFSKIFYIEERLEEALNLLLQGKVDEARERIKSVSPSGVIDGNMIARLLRIPLTKLVLGFMSEDDFTRILHVVFKAFPEEEKTVRSYVRFFIGFKLAEAIYRGEIRSREYKEALKRALAIRVGFPKTTPGDDYVKAIAEAVFNIPEEELSKVLRIPAKQEGPGGVGEQEPGEDIAPD; this is translated from the coding sequence ATGAAGCAGCCCCACAAGAAGAGGATACAGGTAGCCGTCTCAATACTGAGTGAGGCAACAAAGAAACTGGATGAACTCGACAGGAGTAAACTAGTGGACTACCTGAGGCGCACATATGAGAAAACTGGATTAAGCCCTATACGTGGTAAGGCATTGCCACCGGATATATATGATAAGGAGCTAACCACACTATACGTGATAGGCAAATATGGGCTCGGCCTTCTCGACGACTATCCTGCGATGTTCTCAAAAATCTTCTACATCGAAGAGAGGCTCGAGGAAGCCCTCAACTTATTGCTGCAGGGCAAGGTTGACGAGGCAAGGGAGAGGATAAAATCCGTGTCTCCATCCGGCGTCATAGATGGCAACATGATCGCTAGATTACTGAGGATACCTTTAACCAAGCTGGTACTTGGCTTTATGAGCGAAGACGACTTCACCAGGATTCTACATGTAGTGTTCAAGGCTTTCCCTGAGGAAGAGAAGACTGTGAGAAGCTATGTCAGATTCTTCATAGGCTTCAAGCTGGCTGAAGCCATATACAGGGGCGAGATACGGTCCCGTGAGTACAAGGAGGCCCTTAAAAGAGCACTTGCAATAAGGGTTGGCTTCCCCAAGACCACTCCGGGCGACGACTATGTGAAGGCAATAGCTGAAGCAGTCTTCAATATACCTGAGGAGGAACTCAGCAAGGTGCTGAGGATTCCAGCGAAGCAGGAGGGCCCCGGAGGGGTAGGAGAACAGGAGCCAGGGGAGGACATAGCCCCTGACTAG
- a CDS encoding MFS transporter encodes MVSGDRFTRSVKIWFAESATYNFTVNISMGLVYALLIKMYSYGIHELGVLTIARLLAYASSQLPAAWLVEEHRHLRKKIWLYMGIVNRVGWALVILALFMPREYVLPYVAVLSFIAQFAGGVAGVAAMDVLGDLVPFKESTTVFSRANQLAYSSILVAHGLSIVLFALPIEIALKYTTAYLIALVVAIASSILLYFIPDPGRSLQSINTTSPSGMSEIDKALKNIIHDQGLRGYLFLITFFNFAVNIPAPFWDYIVMNTTGGNELFVVLKNFAGLSSKIFGTRMWSTLMRRRGVRRAMIAGIASSSLIPVAYSYIAMPFEIIGVEAYSGFVWASIDISSNIYNIYLSPSTLRPLYLSMLGFTTNTVAGLASTLGSIIAVSTGNITPVLILSGTMRGLSALLAYKVLPEPGETPVKAASITK; translated from the coding sequence ATGTACTCCTATGGGATACATGAGCTGGGCGTGCTCACCATTGCAAGACTCCTCGCATACGCCTCAAGCCAGTTACCAGCTGCATGGCTTGTAGAGGAACATAGACACTTAAGGAAGAAGATCTGGCTTTACATGGGTATAGTGAACAGGGTTGGATGGGCACTAGTTATCCTCGCATTGTTTATGCCACGTGAATATGTGCTACCATATGTAGCAGTGCTGAGCTTCATAGCCCAGTTCGCTGGTGGAGTAGCGGGTGTGGCAGCCATGGATGTGCTAGGTGACCTGGTGCCCTTCAAGGAATCCACGACAGTGTTCTCAAGGGCTAATCAGCTGGCATACTCCTCTATATTGGTGGCTCATGGATTAAGCATTGTATTGTTCGCTCTACCCATTGAGATTGCGTTAAAGTACACCACGGCTTACCTTATTGCACTAGTAGTGGCGATAGCCTCCTCCATACTACTATACTTCATACCGGACCCTGGGAGAAGCCTGCAATCGATAAACACTACTTCGCCCTCAGGCATGAGTGAAATCGATAAAGCATTGAAAAACATAATCCATGACCAAGGACTTAGAGGCTACCTATTCCTAATCACATTCTTCAATTTCGCAGTGAATATTCCAGCACCGTTCTGGGACTACATAGTGATGAATACGACTGGAGGAAACGAACTCTTCGTTGTACTGAAGAATTTCGCGGGCTTGTCCTCGAAGATTTTCGGCACAAGAATGTGGAGTACACTGATGAGGAGGAGGGGTGTTAGGAGAGCCATGATCGCTGGAATCGCGTCCTCCTCACTTATACCAGTGGCATACTCGTACATAGCGATGCCGTTTGAAATAATAGGTGTCGAGGCCTACAGCGGCTTCGTATGGGCGTCAATAGATATATCATCCAACATCTATAACATCTACCTCTCCCCAAGCACTCTACGCCCACTCTACCTCTCCATGCTTGGCTTTACAACGAACACTGTGGCGGGACTAGCCTCAACACTTGGATCCATTATAGCTGTCTCAACGGGCAACATTACACCCGTGCTAATACTCTCCGGCACTATGAGGGGGCTCTCCGCACTACTAGCCTACAAGGTCTTGCCAGAGCCCGGTGAAACCCCTGTTAAAGCCGCCTCGATCACTAAGTAG
- a CDS encoding Nre family DNA repair protein — protein sequence MRSIDPKLCSICRGRGLCGLSYCPIIARAMASLKLGMVSGSRVIEGSSPPSVFIGRYGYPYVRAGPGVPPLSGDTLVYDHPESWIGRRIEEILDYRWSLVTGYTSVDVRRPFNRIIEETRLVVLSSKPVDVRVELSKPPRPMLSFSEEEPPQGPRSPMERMQVLGNPSIPRPVEKAFNDTDLPAGRAVVYLYESGIPVSHIQKIFSVGALGVKEQRRLVPTRWSITAVDSILSRELLKDVKSYESLNEIEVYVLRHYDNLFVSILYPAKWSFEWMEAWWPGSTWNPGISNVIVEGDYEDYHGRTTYPSIGGCYYASMLATLEHLSRVRRQATAVLLREIYPGFNLPIGVWFVRESIREMYRRGPVLKTSNLGEVAMLLDKVTRLGAGKWFDSSRLLKRISRSKSIRDFMRGSQA from the coding sequence ATGAGAAGTATTGACCCAAAGCTGTGCTCCATCTGCCGTGGTAGAGGGCTGTGCGGGCTTTCATACTGTCCAATCATTGCTAGAGCCATGGCCTCCCTTAAACTAGGCATGGTTTCAGGTTCACGTGTAATAGAGGGCTCATCGCCTCCCTCCGTGTTCATCGGTAGGTATGGCTACCCATATGTGAGGGCTGGACCCGGAGTTCCACCTCTGAGTGGTGATACATTAGTATACGATCACCCTGAGTCATGGATAGGGAGGCGAATAGAGGAGATACTTGACTACAGGTGGAGCCTTGTCACAGGATACACTAGTGTCGATGTTAGGAGGCCTTTCAACAGGATAATAGAGGAGACGAGGCTCGTAGTCCTCAGCAGCAAGCCGGTGGATGTAAGGGTTGAGCTCTCGAAACCTCCCCGCCCCATGTTATCCTTCAGCGAGGAGGAACCCCCACAGGGTCCGCGTTCCCCCATGGAGAGGATGCAGGTCCTCGGGAATCCCTCTATCCCTAGGCCCGTTGAGAAAGCCTTTAATGATACTGATCTACCAGCCGGCAGGGCAGTCGTATACCTCTATGAGTCCGGTATACCTGTATCGCATATCCAGAAGATCTTTAGCGTGGGTGCGCTGGGAGTAAAGGAGCAGAGGAGGCTGGTACCAACTAGGTGGAGTATAACGGCTGTCGACAGCATATTGTCCAGGGAACTACTCAAGGATGTGAAGAGTTATGAGTCTCTCAACGAGATAGAGGTATACGTCCTCCGCCACTACGACAACTTGTTCGTGTCAATACTCTATCCAGCCAAGTGGAGCTTCGAGTGGATGGAGGCATGGTGGCCTGGATCCACGTGGAATCCTGGGATCAGCAACGTGATCGTGGAGGGAGACTACGAGGACTACCATGGTAGGACAACCTATCCAAGCATAGGCGGGTGCTATTACGCCAGTATGCTTGCAACACTAGAGCATCTCTCAAGAGTGAGGAGGCAGGCTACAGCTGTTTTACTCAGAGAGATATATCCAGGCTTCAACCTGCCGATAGGTGTCTGGTTCGTCAGGGAGTCCATCAGGGAGATGTATAGGCGTGGACCCGTCCTGAAGACGAGTAATCTTGGGGAAGTCGCCATGCTCCTCGACAAGGTGACCAGGCTTGGAGCAGGCAAGTGGTTTGACTCCTCGAGGCTCCTCAAACGGATCTCCAGGTCGAAAAGCATTAGAGACTTCATGAGAGGTAGTCAGGCTTGA